A stretch of Brassica napus cultivar Da-Ae chromosome C6, Da-Ae, whole genome shotgun sequence DNA encodes these proteins:
- the LOC106413732 gene encoding uncharacterized protein LOC106413732, with protein sequence MIKEKSPRPVVTTTTTIARYHHHHRHLSHPQSLVTITTIIISPIPNRSSPPPSLLRSVFTTVTLVITTTVHFSVSHSMSLVEHTGPRGMTLPKLCPSVCKVVVVTHEQELMLCRGDVSNSSPSRLTRMLQSLTGIAKCSL encoded by the exons ATGATAAAGGAGAAGTCGCCACGGCCGGtcgtcaccaccaccaccaccatcgctcgttaccaccaccaccatcgcCATCTCTCCCATCCCCAATCGCTCGTTACcatcaccaccatcatcatctcTCCCATCCCCAATCGCTCTTCACCACCACCATCGCTTCTCAGATCCGTCTTCACCACCGTCACGCTCGTCATAACCACCACTGTTCACTTCTCTGTCTCTCACTCTATGTCTCTGGTGGAGCATACAGGACCAAGAGGGATGACTCTGCCAAAACTATGTCCTAGCGTTTGCAAG GTGGTGGTCGTGACTCATGAGCAAGAGCTGATGTTGTGCAGAGGAGATGTCTCGAACTCGTCTCCCTCTAGACTCACACGAATGTTGCAGTCTCTCACTGGAATTGCCAAGTGCAGCCTTTGA
- the LOC106421147 gene encoding probable serine/threonine-protein kinase At1g09600, with amino-acid sequence MGCICSKGAAEEEDNVTFHRQKENWNKSSSVQLLATLPSNKDDFSHKAVDGSSGGGRRASGLIVPVDDSHDGKTVIVERPSRSHRGRRISEGLIISNVPRSAEAELIAAGWPYWLTSVAGEAIKGWVPRRADSFEKLDKIGQGTYSIVYKARDLETGQIVAMKKVRFANMDPESVRFMAREINILRKLDHPNVMKLQCIVTSKLSGSLHLVFEYMEHDLSGLALRPHVKFTEPQIKCFMKQLLCGLEHCHSRGILHRDIKGSNLLVNNDGVLKIGDFGLSSFYNPDSDQPLTSRVVTLWYRAPELLLGSTEYGPAIDLWSVGCILAELFVGKPIMPGRTEVEQMHNIFKLCGSATEEFWETTKFPQATSYRPQHPYKRVLQETFKNLPSSSLALLDKLLSVEPETRCSASSTLMSEFFTTEPLPCHISSLPKYPPSKELDAKKRNEEARRKRAEAVKWRGHESARRGLRDSKITPEFLASGHSNVLINTPLGFKKSSGKHFADTKSMIHPSAAWNKNGGSKSNVGEVRASRSNNVLVTMGDYLSSSSQKENVASRKPTTTYMRKKNIMHCSGPLMPPGGNIEDMMKDHERGIQEAVRKSRLDKSAAKKKNDIPVRACA; translated from the exons ATGGGCTGCATATGCTCAAAAGGAGCAgccgaagaagaagataacGTTACTTTTCACCGTCAGAAAGAAAACTGGAACAAATCTTCCTCAGTGCAATTGCTTGCTACTCTGCCTTCAAATAAAGACGACTTCTCTCATAAAGCCGTTGATGGAAGCTCCGGTGGTGGAAGAAGAGCGAGCGGTTTGATTGTTCCTGTAGATGATAGTCATGATGGTAAAACAGTCATTGTGGAGAGACCTTCGAGGTCTCATCGAGGAAGAAGGATCTCAGAAGGGTTGATTATTTCGAATGTTCCTCGTAGCGCAGAAGCAGAGCTTATTGCTGCTGGATGGCCTTACTGGTTAACCTCTGTAGCAGGTGAAGCCATCAAAGGTTGGGTTCCTCGCCGTGCAGATTCCTTTGAGAAGCTTGACAAA ATAGGACAAGGGACTTACAGCATTGTGTATAAGGCTAGGGATCTTGAGACGGGCCAAATAGTGGCGATGAAGAAGGTGAGGTTTGCTAATATGGATCCGGAGAGTGTGAGGTTCATGGCTAGAGAAATCAACATTTTGAGAAAGCTAGACCATCCAAATGTTATGAAGCTTCAGTGTATTGTCACTTCAAAGCTATCAGGTAGCTTGCACCTTGTGTTTGAGTACATGGAGCATGATCTTTCAGGCCTTGCCCTCAGGCCTCATGTCAAATTCACTGAGCCACAA ATAAAGTGTTTTATGAAACAACTGCTATGTGGACTAGAGCATTGTCATAGCCGTGGAATCCTTCACCGTGACATCAAGGGTTCGAATCTTTTGGTGAATAATGATGGAGTTCTCAAGATTGGAGATTTTGGTCTATCTAGTTTTTATAATCCGGATAGTGATCAACCGCTCACAAGCCGTGTAGTGACCTTGTGGTATAGAGCACCTGAGCTTCTACTTGGATCTACAGAGTATGGACCCGCCATTGATCTCTGGAGCGTTGGTTGCATTTTAGCTGAACTCTTTGTAGGAAAACCAATCATGCCTGGAAGAACAGAG GTGGAGCAAATGCATAATATATTTAAGCTGTGTGGTTCAGCAACAGAAGAATTCTGGGAGACGACAAAGTTCCCACAGGCGACAAGTTACAGACCGCAACATCCTTACAAGCGTGTGCTTCAAGAGACTTTCAAGAACTTACCATCTTCTTCTTTGGCTCTCCTTGACAAGCTTCTCTCTGTAGAACCAGAGACAAGATGCTCAGCTTCTTCTACTCTAATGAGCGAG TTTTTTACAACGGAGCCACTCCCTTGTCACATATCAAGTCTGCCTAAGTATCCTCCAAGCAAGgaacttgatgcaaagaaacGAAACGAAGAAGCAAGAAGGAAAAGAGCTGAAGCAGTGAAGTGGCGTGGACACGAATCTGCAAGAAGAGGTTTAAGAGACTCCAAGATAACACCGGAGTTCCTTGCTTCAGGCCATTCAAATGTCTTAATCAACACTCCTCTTGGGTTCAAGAAATCGAGTGGAAAACACTTTGCTGATACCAAGTCAATGATCCATCCAAGCGCGGCATGGAATAAGAATGGTGGCTCTAAGAGCAATGTAGGAGAGGTGAGAGCTAGCCGGTCTAACAACGTGCTTGTTACAATGGGAGATTACTTATCTAGCTCTTCCCAAAAGGAAAATGTAGCTTCAAGAAAACCCACAACG ACATACATGCGCAAGAAGAACATAATGCACTGTTCAGGTCCTTTGATGCCTCCTGGTGGTAACATTGAAGATATGATGAAAGATCACGAGAGAGGAATCCAAGAAGCTGTACGCAAGTCCCGCCTTGACAAATCTgcagcaaagaagaagaacgaTATCCCAGTGAGAGCATGTGCCTag
- the LOC106415658 gene encoding UPF0301 protein CHU_1773 has product MDLWTLDTAIRNPIFSSAKSIPEKSLSRKLGAVEIRFQKRKLSTCGYRSLVVRATSNKSNDDSSSASGGDASQENKSGDSAATPKPFGLNTDWREFRANLFMKEQEEKAAGEGHKPDTTTPPQAEPRGLKWAHPIPFPETGCVLVATEKLDGYRTFARTVVLLLRAGTNHPQEGPFGVVINRPLHKNIKHMKSTKTELATTFSECSLYFGGPLEASMFLLKTADKTKIPGLEEVMPGLNFGARNTLDEAAVLVKKGMLEPQDFRFFVGYAGWQLDQLREEIESDYWHVAACSSELICGASPENLWEEILQLMGGQYSELSRKPKLDM; this is encoded by the exons ATGGATCTCTGGACCCTTGACACGGCGATCCGAAACCCAATCTTCTCCTCGGCGAAATCGATCCCTGAGAAATCGCTCTCGAGGAAACTGGGCGCCGTGGAGATCAGGTTTCAAAAGCGTAAACTTTCTACTTGTGGGTACCGTTCCTTGGTTGTTAGAGCTACGTCGAACAAGAGTAACGACgattcttcttctgcttctg GAGGAGATGCTTCTCAAGAaaacaaatcaggtgattccgcTGCTACTCCAAAGCCCTTTGGTCTTAACACGGATTGGAGAGAGTTCAGAGCTAACTTGTTTATGAAGGAGCAG GAAGAAAAAGCAGCAGGTGAGGGTCACAAACCAGACACAACAACACCCCCTCAAGCTGAACCAAGAGGCCTTAAATGGGCACACCCGATTCCTTTCCCTGAGACTGGCTGTGTTCTAGTCGCCACGGAGAAGCTAGATGGTTATCGAACATTTGCGAGAACCGTTGTGCTACTTCTTAGAGCAGGAACCAACCACCCGCAAGAAGGGCCATTCGGAGTTGTCATCAACCGTCCGCTTCACAAAAACATCAAGCACATGAAATCAACCAAAACCGAGCTCGCTACCACCTTCTCAGAATGTTCCTTGTACTTTGGTGGGCCTCTTGAAGCCAGCATGTTCCTGTTGAAAACCGCCGATAAAACCAAGATACCTGGGCTTGAAGAAGTCATGCCAGGCCTTAACTTTGGTGCTCGAAACACTTTGGATGAAGCTGCGGTACTTGTGAAGAAGGGAATGCTTGAGCCACAGGACTTTAGATTTTTTGTTGGTTACGCAGGTTGGCAGCTAGATCAGCTCAGAGAAGAGATCGAATCAGATTACTGGCATGTCGCTGCGTGCAGCTCGGAGTTAATATGTGGAGCTTCACCGGAAAACTTGTGGGAAGAGATATTGCAGTTGATGGGCGGTCAATACTCAGAGCTTAGCCGGAAGCCCAAGCTGGATATGTAG